In one window of Pseudobdellovibrionaceae bacterium DNA:
- a CDS encoding translocation/assembly module TamB domain-containing protein, whose product MKKFWVYFNWAVPILVFALLSLAIGFFKTYHVPRLKTWMLIEIEHATQKQLPIQIRPKAVEFTIFPLGARFTEVDMIPNGELATELAPFAIGEVHISLGLFSLLKGTLRVGTLEITDSNIQFFQKAKKEAPPEPMSFSWAQIAKIPLDEIKLNKITVQSRSYDAGVSAQVKDLDLALEFRPKSITTRLKTPELKIKKTKADPTVSLSLDTEFLADEKGVYISAFKAQRDQSFIVGVGSLLGNTSKLDFNDIQIKTRSQLLLSEIKALLAEFDPQTKWPQVKGSTELDLALQMKKGQRPEFKYDIKTYKVKIDQFEVGQLQSSGSVSEAQTTIDTFSIRNSAGEVSVEKIDLKIGKESTIAGDVNIQSLEIQKLLRSLGVGEVPVQTHLKGTLPCSGSITPKLALSCSGTINSDYLNVYSGEGDDVFNIVNTGPYQVSGKVEVTNKAVSYNGGLTVGDSIGTSSGTIDFEKGFNIEYGSPKFNFADLKNLAQIKFEGTGSLKGVTKGNSHTATMEMTAKMKDMWLADWGLGDPTFQVRYRKGILAFRNLRSHYGSTRYNGNVSINLLRNRIFVNAEFPFVDSKDMLDVFSRQVTLPFSISGTGAATLRASGPLEFSRLSYTLDSALYRGHIANESFDQFIFNVESKDGYVDTRKVEITRGASHIELAGKAYPNAQINARLVGKNIRLEQSENLSRLKVAAAGQLDFSSQLKGHILEPQSSTEGRISKVIVGGLPAEDSTFKLAINTESISGSGQFFGDVVTTDFRYPLREGLPLSLALKTNDWDFTRLFALFSGASKEGAFQTQMTSDLKIESLNGKFIDAKADMIVQDFFIRRGSVEMKSEGAMKLSYQNRRFTTENWVIRGKDSFLELKSPASTPQGLDLELNGRVDLSLVSLATPFLDDLRGDLSLALKLAGKVDDPNILGSAYVQNALVRFQDFPHAIQDLNSDILFSQKTILLNAIKGRMGGGALTGSGTVRLEGIKKVNINIGGRLENAELNIPHGFITRGSGDVSLTGEWFPYTLKTNYEVTGGQVSQNLSATGSGQPLTIQPSSFLPKFLLQENFEPIELDLNVTLRNELPVELKLGGLDINTPITGKIRVNGTPSQPKLKGSLATGVDGKVAFRSNQFEIRTGQINYNDTRPEAPNLLVTAESRVDNYDIKLLVQGTGTQPEITLSSQPPLAEHKIISLLALGVIDNSDGSASGDIDKYQIGSGIIADQFGFGKQIKEQLGVELDITSTFDAAANDTETKVTIKKQWSPRFGAAASRSFGKSTANDVKVEYKLNRSVSVVGTWEGYEGENASSESENKVGVDLEYKVEFK is encoded by the coding sequence ATGAAGAAGTTTTGGGTTTATTTCAACTGGGCTGTGCCAATTTTAGTGTTCGCATTGCTGTCGTTGGCGATAGGCTTTTTCAAAACTTATCATGTTCCTCGCCTCAAGACTTGGATGCTGATTGAGATTGAACATGCCACTCAAAAACAACTCCCCATTCAAATACGGCCAAAAGCTGTTGAGTTTACGATATTTCCTCTGGGTGCTCGCTTCACCGAAGTAGACATGATCCCAAATGGTGAGCTGGCGACTGAACTGGCGCCATTTGCCATCGGAGAAGTGCATATTTCACTAGGCCTATTCTCTTTGTTAAAAGGCACTCTTCGCGTCGGCACCCTTGAAATTACAGACTCTAACATCCAGTTTTTTCAAAAAGCCAAAAAAGAAGCTCCCCCTGAACCGATGTCATTTTCTTGGGCCCAAATTGCGAAGATCCCACTGGACGAAATCAAACTGAACAAAATCACAGTGCAATCACGATCCTACGACGCTGGAGTGTCGGCACAGGTGAAAGACTTAGATCTCGCTCTTGAGTTTCGACCGAAATCAATCACTACCCGCCTAAAAACGCCCGAGCTGAAGATTAAAAAAACCAAGGCCGACCCCACCGTGAGCTTGTCTTTGGACACAGAATTTTTAGCAGATGAAAAGGGTGTTTACATTTCGGCATTTAAAGCCCAAAGAGATCAGTCTTTCATTGTGGGAGTAGGATCACTTTTGGGAAACACCTCAAAATTAGATTTCAACGACATTCAAATTAAAACAAGAAGCCAATTGCTATTAAGTGAAATCAAGGCCCTCTTGGCTGAGTTTGATCCCCAAACAAAATGGCCTCAAGTTAAAGGATCCACAGAGCTTGACCTCGCCCTCCAAATGAAAAAAGGGCAACGACCCGAATTTAAGTATGACATTAAAACCTACAAAGTTAAAATCGACCAATTTGAAGTGGGACAACTGCAAAGCTCCGGATCCGTCTCAGAGGCCCAAACCACAATTGACACTTTTTCAATTCGAAACTCGGCTGGCGAAGTCAGTGTTGAGAAGATTGATTTGAAAATCGGAAAGGAGTCCACCATTGCCGGTGACGTGAACATTCAATCTCTAGAAATACAAAAGCTTCTACGATCACTCGGTGTTGGCGAGGTGCCTGTGCAAACCCATCTGAAAGGTACATTGCCTTGCTCTGGTTCAATTACCCCAAAGCTGGCTCTGTCTTGTTCTGGCACGATCAACTCAGATTATTTAAATGTCTACTCAGGCGAGGGCGATGACGTTTTTAATATCGTTAACACCGGCCCCTACCAAGTCAGTGGCAAAGTGGAGGTTACAAACAAGGCCGTTTCTTACAATGGTGGCCTCACCGTGGGCGATAGCATCGGGACCTCTTCTGGAACCATTGATTTTGAAAAAGGATTTAATATTGAATATGGCAGTCCTAAATTTAATTTCGCTGATCTAAAAAATTTAGCACAGATAAAATTTGAAGGGACTGGCTCATTGAAGGGCGTCACCAAAGGCAATAGTCACACAGCCACCATGGAAATGACGGCGAAAATGAAGGACATGTGGCTTGCCGACTGGGGGCTTGGCGACCCCACTTTTCAAGTTCGCTACCGAAAAGGCATTTTAGCTTTTAGAAATTTGCGTTCTCACTACGGCTCAACCCGATACAACGGAAACGTCTCTATCAACCTGCTTCGCAATCGTATTTTCGTCAATGCGGAATTCCCCTTTGTTGACAGCAAAGACATGCTGGATGTTTTTTCAAGACAAGTCACCTTACCCTTTAGCATCTCTGGCACGGGCGCTGCCACACTGCGAGCCTCAGGTCCCCTCGAGTTCAGTCGTCTCAGTTATACGCTGGACTCTGCTCTCTATCGTGGCCATATTGCCAATGAATCTTTTGATCAGTTTATTTTCAATGTGGAATCGAAAGATGGCTATGTAGACACGCGTAAAGTGGAAATCACCCGTGGCGCCAGTCATATAGAGTTGGCCGGTAAGGCCTACCCCAATGCTCAAATAAATGCCCGCCTCGTCGGCAAAAACATTCGACTAGAACAATCAGAGAATCTCTCTCGCCTCAAGGTCGCTGCTGCCGGACAACTTGATTTTTCATCTCAACTCAAGGGACATATTTTAGAGCCTCAATCAAGTACTGAGGGGCGAATCAGTAAGGTGATCGTCGGGGGACTGCCTGCAGAAGACTCCACGTTCAAATTGGCAATTAACACCGAATCCATCTCCGGATCGGGGCAATTTTTTGGCGATGTTGTCACCACTGACTTTCGCTACCCTCTTCGAGAGGGTCTACCTCTTTCGCTGGCGTTAAAAACTAACGATTGGGATTTCACCAGATTGTTTGCGCTTTTTTCGGGGGCGTCAAAAGAGGGGGCCTTTCAAACGCAAATGACGTCGGATCTCAAAATTGAATCGTTAAATGGAAAGTTTATAGATGCGAAAGCCGACATGATTGTGCAAGACTTTTTTATTCGTCGCGGATCTGTGGAAATGAAATCAGAAGGAGCCATGAAGCTTTCGTACCAAAATCGCCGTTTCACCACCGAAAATTGGGTGATTCGAGGCAAAGATAGCTTTCTGGAGCTCAAATCTCCGGCCAGCACCCCCCAAGGGTTAGATCTCGAATTAAATGGCCGTGTGGATTTGTCATTGGTGTCACTAGCCACGCCATTTTTAGATGACCTTCGAGGCGATCTATCATTGGCGTTAAAATTAGCTGGAAAAGTGGACGACCCAAATATTTTAGGATCCGCCTACGTACAAAATGCATTGGTGCGATTTCAAGATTTCCCCCATGCCATACAAGACCTCAACTCAGATATTCTCTTTAGCCAAAAAACAATTCTTTTAAATGCCATCAAAGGCCGAATGGGCGGGGGTGCGCTCACAGGTAGTGGAACCGTTCGACTTGAGGGCATCAAGAAAGTGAATATCAACATCGGCGGTCGACTCGAAAACGCAGAACTCAACATTCCCCATGGGTTTATCACTCGAGGGTCTGGAGATGTCTCCCTTACTGGCGAATGGTTTCCCTACACTTTGAAAACCAATTACGAAGTCACTGGCGGTCAAGTCAGTCAGAATCTTTCTGCGACCGGCAGTGGCCAACCTCTCACAATTCAGCCAAGTTCTTTCTTGCCAAAATTTCTGTTGCAAGAAAATTTTGAACCCATTGAACTGGATCTCAACGTGACACTAAGAAATGAACTTCCTGTTGAGTTGAAACTGGGCGGCTTGGACATCAACACTCCCATCACGGGGAAAATTCGAGTGAACGGCACGCCTAGCCAACCAAAGTTAAAAGGTTCATTGGCCACAGGAGTGGACGGTAAAGTGGCATTTCGATCCAATCAGTTTGAAATCCGCACCGGACAAATTAATTACAACGACACTCGCCCAGAGGCTCCTAACCTTCTCGTAACTGCCGAATCCCGCGTGGATAACTATGACATTAAACTTCTTGTGCAAGGGACTGGTACACAGCCGGAAATCACCCTCAGCAGTCAACCGCCTCTGGCCGAACACAAAATCATCTCCTTGCTGGCCCTTGGCGTCATCGACAACTCAGATGGGAGCGCCAGCGGTGATATAGACAAATACCAGATTGGATCAGGGATTATTGCCGATCAATTTGGATTTGGAAAACAAATCAAAGAGCAGCTCGGCGTTGAACTTGATATCACTTCTACATTTGATGCCGCCGCAAATGATACGGAAACAAAAGTGACTATCAAAAAACAATGGAGTCCTCGTTTTGGCGCGGCAGCCAGTCGATCGTTCGGCAAATCCACTGCAAATGATGTGAAAGTAGAATATAAGTTGAATCGATCCGTTTCTGTGGTCGGAACCTGGGAGGGTTACGAAGGTGAAAATGCCAGTTCAGAATCGGAAAACAAAGTTGGCGTAGATTTGGAATACAAAGTTGAATTTAAGTAA
- a CDS encoding BamA/TamA family outer membrane protein — protein MNLSKHLKLIQHSLLTGLVALAFVYCPLALAAITFKGVAKDKQQAIQKEVPEAFNGRWSMQSVDKIITILMLSDLYEHARVYRQSGRDLIVEATPLSKIRNITFSGSQVFTEREIMIALGLKADMKFDREKVVTAGERLKNKYGSMGYFSTKVEVEFKPADSQTMDIHFSLSEGVQCEIQRISINGENPKLINNLNKSLDRFIGDPLSNQTLEGIQRRIDDFFTGKRYLQVQLAEDEISYNSDKTKATLKYTLNNPYRFEFIFYGNDSFSTSELLRALKIDEINREGDDPTTKIIQNLKAYYLAEGFAHVQISYTINDEQKDFVKQLKIDINEGPKVRIREIEVSGRISRPSKFYENFVKKNSTSLVRTGYYNRNDLDLGYKNLITSLHNEGYVRAKVQSARIEYEQKKSVVKVLLVIDEGPLTQVRKISFVGNENFSREILLNEITLSPNAPLRLNELDASIQMIQQFYQNQGYLEANITNKTTDLVSYNDTGSLANVKFEIYEGPKIYVSSIVIEGNGFTKDYVILRNLSFDAGDLLLPDKIRESISRINRLGIFAQTDIRTIEAGTMVSQRTVLITVVERNPGLFRFGVGVLSRGESDLTVRGFTGVSYSNINGTARAITGRVDIATNIQRENKYPENDIIVGYLEPFLFGSLYRGRLNLSRTQDARDHTDKYAQITESNEIDVFIERDLSERVKFTWTLWNLDSSRVFQNPDPPPVVYEPSVFQVVTIGPSIDVDFRDNPFLPTKGFLTRLSLDYSDPSLGGSENIQFFKGEASHTGYLRLGSPRFIWANSVRGGYLENISPADGSGVPLKYSFFLGGASTIRAFSGRDYDNRIPYPSQFSDFDERTLVKTNSNYYLLKSELRFPIYGMFGGVVFYDAGQVNVADSDFTQIGALRQAVGFGFRFNTPVGPVSLDLGYEVNPPDDLEPQKSFHFSIGTF, from the coding sequence TTGAATTTAAGTAAACACCTAAAACTCATTCAACATTCGCTTTTGACTGGGCTCGTAGCCCTGGCCTTCGTGTATTGCCCCCTTGCTTTGGCGGCCATCACGTTCAAAGGTGTCGCTAAGGATAAGCAACAAGCCATTCAAAAAGAGGTTCCAGAAGCATTCAACGGCCGCTGGTCAATGCAAAGCGTGGACAAAATAATCACAATACTGATGCTTTCTGACCTATACGAACACGCCAGAGTTTACCGCCAATCCGGAAGGGACTTGATCGTCGAAGCCACGCCCTTGAGTAAAATTAGAAACATCACCTTCAGCGGCTCTCAAGTCTTTACAGAACGAGAAATCATGATCGCCCTGGGTCTTAAAGCGGACATGAAATTTGACAGAGAAAAAGTAGTTACAGCTGGTGAGCGCCTAAAAAACAAATACGGCTCAATGGGGTATTTTTCAACAAAGGTGGAAGTTGAATTCAAACCTGCTGACAGCCAAACTATGGATATTCACTTCAGCCTATCTGAAGGCGTTCAGTGCGAAATACAAAGAATTTCCATAAACGGTGAAAACCCTAAACTTATTAATAACCTTAACAAATCATTAGACCGATTTATTGGCGATCCCTTATCAAACCAAACACTTGAAGGCATACAAAGACGAATAGACGATTTTTTTACGGGCAAGCGATACCTTCAAGTGCAATTGGCTGAAGATGAAATCTCGTACAATTCTGACAAGACAAAGGCAACCCTAAAATACACGCTCAATAATCCCTACCGATTTGAGTTTATTTTTTACGGAAATGACAGCTTCTCAACATCAGAACTGCTTCGAGCCCTTAAAATTGACGAAATCAACAGAGAAGGCGACGACCCCACGACAAAGATTATTCAAAACCTAAAGGCATACTATCTCGCTGAAGGCTTTGCCCATGTGCAGATCTCTTACACCATTAATGATGAACAAAAAGATTTTGTTAAACAATTAAAAATAGACATCAACGAAGGACCTAAAGTACGCATCCGAGAAATTGAAGTCTCTGGAAGAATTTCGAGGCCATCTAAATTTTATGAAAATTTCGTAAAGAAGAACAGCACCTCCTTGGTTCGAACTGGATACTACAATCGTAACGATCTGGACCTTGGCTACAAAAATCTCATCACGTCTCTTCACAACGAAGGGTATGTAAGAGCCAAAGTTCAATCTGCCCGAATTGAGTACGAACAAAAAAAATCTGTCGTAAAAGTATTGCTAGTGATTGATGAAGGCCCACTTACCCAGGTCCGAAAGATTTCATTTGTTGGCAACGAGAACTTTTCCCGCGAAATCTTACTCAATGAGATCACCCTCTCGCCCAATGCCCCCCTTCGCCTCAATGAGCTGGATGCGAGTATTCAAATGATTCAGCAGTTCTACCAAAACCAAGGCTATCTTGAAGCAAATATTACTAATAAAACCACAGACCTTGTGTCGTACAACGACACCGGGTCGCTGGCTAACGTAAAATTTGAAATCTACGAAGGCCCAAAAATCTATGTTTCATCCATCGTCATAGAAGGCAACGGCTTTACAAAAGACTACGTCATTCTGCGAAACTTGAGCTTCGACGCTGGTGACTTATTGTTGCCAGATAAAATTCGAGAATCGATTTCACGAATTAACCGACTTGGTATATTCGCCCAGACCGATATTCGAACAATCGAAGCGGGCACCATGGTGTCGCAGCGGACCGTGCTAATTACTGTCGTTGAGAGAAACCCCGGCCTTTTTCGCTTCGGCGTGGGCGTACTGAGTCGCGGAGAATCGGATTTGACAGTGAGAGGCTTCACTGGGGTCTCATATAGCAACATTAATGGGACTGCGCGAGCTATCACGGGTCGAGTTGATATTGCCACCAACATTCAACGAGAAAACAAATATCCTGAAAACGATATTATAGTTGGATACCTCGAACCATTTTTATTTGGCTCCCTCTACCGTGGACGCCTCAACTTGTCACGCACTCAGGATGCCCGAGACCACACGGATAAGTATGCCCAAATCACTGAGTCCAACGAGATTGATGTGTTTATTGAACGGGACCTCAGCGAACGGGTAAAATTCACTTGGACTCTTTGGAACTTAGATTCTTCTCGGGTTTTTCAAAATCCCGACCCGCCGCCTGTGGTGTACGAGCCCTCCGTGTTCCAAGTGGTCACTATTGGTCCAAGTATTGATGTTGATTTTCGCGACAATCCCTTTTTGCCCACTAAAGGGTTTTTAACGCGACTTAGTTTAGACTATTCAGATCCTTCACTTGGTGGCTCTGAGAATATTCAGTTTTTCAAAGGTGAGGCATCTCATACAGGGTATCTCAGGCTTGGCTCGCCCCGATTTATCTGGGCCAACTCCGTACGTGGCGGGTATCTTGAAAATATTAGTCCGGCTGATGGAAGTGGCGTGCCCCTCAAATATTCATTCTTCCTCGGCGGCGCTTCGACGATTCGGGCCTTCAGTGGGCGCGATTACGACAACCGAATTCCTTACCCAAGTCAATTTAGTGATTTTGATGAACGAACTTTGGTGAAAACTAACAGCAACTATTATTTGCTCAAATCAGAATTGCGTTTTCCGATTTACGGCATGTTTGGAGGAGTTGTATTTTACGATGCCGGCCAAGTAAACGTGGCTGACAGTGATTTCACTCAAATAGGGGCTCTCAGGCAAGCCGTTGGCTTTGGATTTCGTTTTAATACACCAGTTGGCCCGGTAAGCCTTGACCTCGGATATGAGGTCAATCCACCCGACGACCTAGAACCTCAAAAGAGTTTTCACTTTTCTATTGGAACCTTCTGA
- a CDS encoding RsmB/NOP family class I SAM-dependent RNA methyltransferase: MKRGPEAFTRYYEGVWGERWIKLKASLQQPSAKVSLPSPFSDTRSLPYELDPASLMPAAALQVKPGNRVLDMCSAPGGKALAMIFSVEGEAKFVLNDLSKQRLSRLNRVLKEQLPESVLSQVRTTHFDSSRWGMYEPEAFDRVLLDAPCSGEQHLLSRPAELAQWSLKRTKYLAQRQYALLCAGVQVLKPGGRLVYSTCTISPLENDQVISKYLKKKPNTVTVERVGSECGEPTEHGWIILPDQCQGQGPIYFSVLQKVPIEK, encoded by the coding sequence GTGAAGCGAGGGCCTGAGGCCTTTACTCGGTATTATGAAGGCGTTTGGGGGGAACGGTGGATTAAGTTGAAGGCGTCGTTGCAACAGCCATCTGCAAAAGTATCGTTGCCGTCGCCATTTTCTGATACTCGCTCATTACCCTATGAACTGGACCCGGCATCATTGATGCCGGCCGCTGCTTTGCAAGTCAAACCAGGCAATCGCGTTCTAGATATGTGTTCGGCTCCTGGCGGTAAGGCATTGGCCATGATCTTTTCTGTGGAGGGTGAGGCCAAATTTGTGCTCAATGATTTGTCTAAACAACGTTTGTCTCGGCTTAACCGAGTTTTAAAAGAACAGCTGCCTGAAAGCGTCCTGTCACAGGTTCGAACCACTCACTTTGATTCTAGCCGGTGGGGGATGTACGAACCCGAGGCCTTTGACCGGGTGCTGTTAGATGCTCCTTGTTCTGGAGAGCAACATCTATTGAGTCGGCCGGCGGAATTGGCGCAGTGGTCATTGAAGCGGACAAAGTACTTGGCGCAGCGACAGTACGCACTGCTTTGTGCTGGCGTGCAAGTGTTGAAACCAGGTGGGCGTTTGGTTTATAGCACTTGTACAATTTCTCCTCTAGAAAATGACCAGGTGATATCAAAGTATCTAAAAAAGAAACCAAACACAGTGACAGTCGAAAGAGTGGGATCTGAATGTGGCGAACCAACAGAGCATGGTTGGATCATCTTGCCCGATCAATGTCAGGGGCAGGGGCCCATTTACTTTAGTGTTCTTCAGAAGGTTCCAATAGAAAAGTGA
- a CDS encoding trypsin-like peptidase domain-containing protein yields the protein MKDLGLLLGTLLAFHLLGCAPANLAAVNSHVALSSKINRDVIYGDDNRLDLYDVAELETLLIAQSTVALINSSRVYFSDKSSKAVITGQNFGQRYNLCPEEPFREQDIAAFCSGFLVTPNTIVTAGHCIRSESDCNRTLFVFDFALDAPSTRPLETSKEKVYSCKQVVHSQAEVGGADFAVVTLDRPVVDRPPLPMASSSKTKAATELIVVGHPSGLPTKVASGAQVREDKEGYFVANLDTYQGNSGSAVFNAKTHEVMGVLVRGETDFTFKGNCRVSRVCENDQCRGEDVTKISEVFDYLPE from the coding sequence ATGAAGGACCTTGGCTTATTGCTGGGAACGCTCCTGGCTTTTCATCTGCTTGGTTGTGCACCCGCAAACTTAGCTGCAGTGAACTCACATGTGGCTTTATCATCCAAAATCAACAGAGATGTCATTTACGGAGACGACAACCGCCTTGATTTGTATGATGTGGCCGAACTTGAAACACTTCTTATTGCGCAATCAACTGTGGCCCTAATAAATTCTTCTCGGGTGTACTTTTCAGATAAAAGCTCAAAAGCAGTCATTACGGGGCAAAACTTCGGACAGCGCTATAACCTGTGTCCTGAAGAACCCTTTCGAGAACAAGACATTGCCGCATTTTGCTCTGGATTTCTCGTTACACCCAACACCATCGTCACTGCTGGCCACTGCATTCGATCTGAAAGCGACTGCAATCGCACCCTGTTTGTCTTTGATTTTGCGCTTGATGCGCCTTCCACCAGGCCGTTAGAAACTAGTAAAGAAAAAGTTTATAGCTGCAAACAGGTAGTTCACTCACAAGCTGAAGTCGGAGGAGCTGATTTTGCCGTCGTGACACTTGACCGTCCTGTGGTCGACCGACCTCCCCTACCCATGGCCTCGTCGTCAAAAACCAAAGCGGCTACCGAACTCATCGTTGTGGGCCATCCATCAGGACTGCCCACAAAAGTAGCCTCGGGCGCACAGGTTCGCGAAGATAAAGAAGGATACTTTGTTGCCAATCTCGACACCTACCAAGGCAATAGCGGTTCGGCCGTGTTCAATGCCAAAACCCATGAGGTTATGGGCGTTTTAGTGCGCGGTGAAACTGACTTCACTTTTAAAGGCAATTGCCGCGTCTCGCGAGTCTGCGAGAATGACCAATGCCGCGGCGAAGACGTCACTAAAATCAGTGAAGTTTTTGATTATTTACCTGAATAA
- a CDS encoding NupC/NupG family nucleoside CNT transporter codes for MRYVASLIGVVVLIGVAWLLSTDRKAVRGPVVFWGLGLQAVLALSVLGIPALEVPGVLRFVFDYANDGIMALLAFTDKGSQFVFGDLANSNKLGFIFAFQVLPTIIFVASFMSILYHLGFMQIIVHGIAYIMQRVLGTSGAESLSVAANIFVGQTEAPLVIRPYLEKLTRSELFAVMTGGMATVAGGVMAAYVGLLKDTIPDIAGHLLTASVMSAPAALAISKIMFPEKEIPETLGDVPKTPAENREHHNIIEAAASGAAEGLKLALNVAAMLLAFIALIAAVDALLGVIGGWTQFSNWGKDLVPKLLQTNSDPKLSLSLVLGWFFAPLAWVMGIPWEEAGLAGALLGEKIILNEFVAYLHLSQVMAHISERTTIILSYALCGFANFSSIAIQLGGIGALAPSRRRDLAELGIRSVIGGSLAAFLTATIAGLLI; via the coding sequence ATGCGTTATGTAGCAAGCCTAATCGGAGTCGTAGTCCTTATTGGGGTAGCCTGGTTGTTGTCGACGGACCGCAAAGCCGTTCGCGGACCTGTTGTATTTTGGGGTCTTGGCCTGCAGGCGGTGCTAGCTCTTTCTGTATTAGGAATTCCCGCATTAGAAGTGCCCGGGGTGCTTCGTTTTGTTTTTGACTACGCCAACGACGGTATCATGGCGCTGCTGGCGTTTACAGATAAAGGCAGTCAGTTTGTATTTGGTGATCTCGCCAACTCAAATAAATTGGGTTTTATTTTTGCGTTTCAAGTTCTACCCACAATTATTTTTGTAGCCTCCTTTATGTCGATTCTCTATCACCTTGGCTTTATGCAGATAATCGTGCACGGCATTGCCTACATCATGCAACGAGTGCTGGGTACAAGTGGTGCTGAATCACTATCAGTGGCTGCTAATATTTTTGTTGGCCAAACCGAAGCACCTTTAGTGATTCGGCCCTATCTAGAAAAACTCACCCGATCAGAACTCTTTGCTGTAATGACAGGTGGTATGGCCACAGTAGCCGGCGGAGTTATGGCTGCCTATGTGGGTCTACTAAAAGACACTATCCCAGATATTGCTGGGCATCTACTCACGGCCAGTGTGATGTCGGCCCCTGCGGCTTTGGCTATTAGCAAAATCATGTTTCCCGAAAAAGAAATCCCCGAAACCTTAGGGGATGTTCCAAAGACACCTGCCGAAAATCGGGAGCACCACAATATCATTGAGGCCGCGGCTTCTGGCGCCGCTGAAGGGCTGAAACTCGCCTTGAATGTGGCGGCCATGTTACTGGCATTTATCGCACTCATTGCCGCTGTAGACGCCTTGCTGGGAGTTATTGGGGGTTGGACTCAATTTTCAAACTGGGGCAAGGATTTGGTGCCAAAACTTTTGCAAACCAATTCCGATCCAAAACTAAGCCTGTCGTTGGTTTTAGGCTGGTTTTTTGCCCCACTGGCTTGGGTTATGGGAATCCCCTGGGAGGAAGCCGGATTAGCAGGTGCCCTATTGGGAGAAAAAATTATTTTAAATGAGTTTGTCGCCTACTTGCATTTATCGCAAGTCATGGCCCACATTAGCGAGCGAACCACCATCATACTCTCTTATGCCCTTTGCGGATTTGCTAACTTTTCGTCTATCGCCATCCAGCTGGGTGGCATTGGCGCTCTAGCTCCTTCACGAAGACGAGACCTCGCCGAGCTGGGTATTCGTTCGGTGATTGGCGGTAGTCTGGCCGCATTTCTCACGGCCACCATCGCTGGGCTACTTATTTAA
- the gpmA gene encoding 2,3-diphosphoglycerate-dependent phosphoglycerate mutase produces MHKLVLLRHGQSEWNKENRFTGWTDVPLSDLGREEARQAGRLLKAEGFSFDVAFTSVLKRAIGTLWLVLEEMDQMYIPVVKNWRLNERHYGSLQGLNKRETADKYGDDQVFTWRRSYDVPPPPLESTDHRHPAFDPRYRDVPPSELPAAEALKQTKERVMPLWDQVIAEEIRDGLNLIAAAHGNSLRALIKHLDNVSDEDITELNIPTGIPLVYELDQDLKPIRHYYLGDKEAAEKAAAAVANQAKN; encoded by the coding sequence ATTCATAAATTGGTACTTCTGCGCCATGGGCAAAGTGAATGGAATAAAGAAAATCGTTTTACGGGCTGGACGGATGTGCCCCTCAGTGATCTGGGCCGCGAAGAAGCGCGACAAGCCGGTCGCCTCCTCAAAGCCGAAGGGTTTTCATTTGATGTTGCCTTCACTTCCGTTTTGAAAAGAGCCATCGGTACATTGTGGCTGGTTCTAGAAGAAATGGATCAAATGTACATTCCTGTGGTTAAAAACTGGCGTCTGAATGAACGCCACTACGGAAGCCTACAGGGACTCAACAAAAGGGAAACCGCTGACAAATACGGCGATGATCAGGTGTTTACTTGGCGTCGCAGCTACGATGTACCGCCGCCGCCCTTAGAGTCCACCGATCACCGCCATCCAGCATTTGACCCCCGATACCGAGATGTTCCACCGTCCGAGTTGCCAGCCGCCGAAGCCCTGAAACAAACAAAAGAGCGGGTCATGCCGTTGTGGGATCAAGTGATTGCAGAAGAGATTCGCGACGGCCTCAATCTCATCGCAGCGGCCCATGGCAATAGCCTCCGCGCGCTCATTAAACATTTAGATAATGTCTCTGACGAAGACATTACCGAACTCAATATTCCCACTGGTATTCCGCTAGTTTATGAGTTGGATCAAGACTTGAAACCCATCCGGCATTACTATCTTGGCGATAAAGAGGCCGCAGAAAAAGCTGCCGCTGCGGTGGCCAATCAGGCAAAAAATTAA